The following coding sequences are from one Chloroflexota bacterium window:
- a CDS encoding MoaD family protein: MASETIMSDRINVRVRFFAALKTATGESERKLDIPAGTTVKELTERLGDIYPSLPGASGAVYAAVNRAYVGENTELADGDEVALFPPVSGGVGETVKLFEITTEPLSLDEVASRVSEASRGAITLFSGVVRGKTGELITDHLEYEAYAEMAEEMLAGIGAQVMAQWPQVAAVSIVHRVGRLEIGETSVVIAVAAAHRAGTFDACSYAIERLKSVVPIWKKEVGSDGQWWVEGPTQSNEVAPVISSDV; encoded by the coding sequence ATGGCGAGCGAAACAATCATGAGCGACAGGATCAATGTGCGAGTGCGGTTTTTTGCCGCCTTGAAAACGGCAACGGGCGAGTCCGAACGTAAGCTGGATATCCCGGCTGGAACCACGGTCAAAGAGTTGACAGAGCGTCTGGGTGATATCTACCCCTCGCTCCCGGGGGCTTCCGGCGCGGTCTATGCGGCGGTGAACCGGGCCTATGTGGGGGAAAACACCGAACTGGCCGATGGTGACGAGGTAGCTCTTTTCCCGCCGGTCAGCGGCGGTGTCGGCGAAACGGTCAAACTATTCGAAATCACCACGGAACCCCTTTCTCTCGATGAAGTGGCCAGCCGGGTTTCCGAGGCCTCCCGCGGCGCGATTACCCTGTTCTCTGGCGTTGTCCGCGGAAAGACCGGGGAATTGATCACAGATCATCTGGAGTATGAGGCATACGCCGAGATGGCCGAAGAAATGTTGGCCGGGATTGGTGCCCAGGTCATGGCACAGTGGCCTCAGGTGGCGGCGGTGAGTATCGTTCACCGGGTGGGGCGGCTGGAGATCGGTGAAACCAGCGTGGTTATTGCCGTCGCAGCGGCCCATCGGGCAGGCACTTTTGACGCGTGCAGTTACGCCATCGAGCGGCTGAAGTCGGTAGTGCCCATCTGGAAAAAGGAAGTTGGCAGCGATGGCCAGTGGTGGGTCGAGGGACCGACCCAGTCAAATGAAGTGGCTCCTGTGATCTCTTCTGATGTCTGA
- a CDS encoding helix-turn-helix transcriptional regulator: MATDLWQIRRKKRYSLDELSKRCGIHPGLIKAYELGERTIPLADLEKLALALEVESWDIKELSDPPPRNSSRSQPQEPQEQQEQQEQQQPPDDVRGQSRYDSSPSYSRYANDISQPYGSSRPGSGSSERRSHGSDRERQGGSRYDSGSGSYDRRPTYNNRGRSPSRSSRSGYRDRRSQPRKKSPRRQKAAPARATQIEHLKKLLVRLDMSGDDFMRLAGKPLSLLTRKEAAHLLTTCQDLLATRKPPKPKGKRQRPYLPESVDEHELVYLTQVQMDKRNLKLTLFNGEPMEGTLLGFSPYALTLATPEGPEVTVQKLAVAYYAVDPAPAVEEDEEDGESA, from the coding sequence ATGGCAACCGACCTGTGGCAAATTCGGCGCAAGAAGCGTTATTCGCTCGATGAACTTTCCAAACGCTGCGGCATCCACCCGGGCCTTATCAAAGCCTACGAATTGGGCGAACGAACCATTCCGTTGGCAGACCTGGAAAAACTCGCCCTGGCGCTGGAGGTCGAATCGTGGGACATCAAGGAGTTGTCCGATCCCCCACCGCGAAACTCCAGCCGGTCCCAGCCCCAAGAGCCCCAAGAGCAGCAAGAGCAGCAAGAGCAGCAACAGCCTCCTGACGACGTACGCGGGCAGTCCCGCTACGACTCGTCGCCGAGCTACTCACGATACGCGAACGATATCAGCCAACCCTACGGCAGCAGCCGTCCGGGTTCCGGCAGTAGCGAGCGCCGATCCCACGGAAGCGACCGCGAGCGCCAGGGTGGCTCGCGCTATGATTCGGGCTCTGGCAGCTACGACCGGAGACCTACCTACAACAACCGGGGTCGCTCCCCTTCCAGGTCATCCCGCTCTGGATATCGTGACCGTCGCAGCCAGCCGCGCAAGAAGAGCCCGCGTCGCCAGAAGGCCGCACCAGCCCGGGCGACGCAGATCGAACACTTGAAGAAGTTGCTGGTCCGTCTTGATATGTCCGGAGACGATTTCATGCGCTTGGCAGGCAAGCCGCTTAGCTTGTTGACCCGCAAGGAAGCGGCTCATCTTCTGACGACCTGCCAGGATCTGCTGGCGACACGAAAGCCGCCCAAACCCAAGGGAAAGCGTCAGCGCCCATATCTGCCAGAGTCGGTGGACGAGCACGAACTGGTCTACTTGACGCAGGTGCAGATGGACAAACGAAATCTCAAGTTGACGCTCTTCAACGGCGAGCCGATGGAGGGAACTCTGCTCGGCTTCAGTCCCTACGCCTTGACATTAGCCACGCCAGAGGGACCGGAAGTCACAGTGCAAAAACTGGCAGTCGCGTATTACGCGGTTGATCCTGCACCGGCCGTGGAAGAGGATGAAGAGGACGGGGAATCAGCATGA
- a CDS encoding HNH endonuclease: MKSVLVLNATYEPLSVVSIRRAIVLLLKEKAELLEAAEARLRAEKLSLPVPLVIRMVYYVRIPRRLTLPLSRRTILARDQYTCQYCGATPGRGDLTIDHVMPRSRGGRTEWENVAVACRPCNQRKGNRTPREARMALRRKPYRPRYVAMAMLGEIGQREVWNKYLYVAGK, from the coding sequence ATGAAATCGGTATTGGTGCTGAATGCGACCTATGAGCCCTTGAGTGTCGTGTCAATCAGACGGGCTATTGTGTTACTGCTCAAGGAGAAAGCGGAACTGCTGGAGGCAGCGGAAGCCCGGTTGCGCGCCGAAAAACTGTCACTGCCCGTGCCGTTGGTCATCCGAATGGTATACTACGTGCGCATCCCGCGCCGGTTGACCTTGCCACTGTCCCGGCGCACTATCCTGGCACGTGATCAATACACCTGCCAATATTGTGGCGCAACGCCGGGCCGGGGCGATCTAACCATCGATCATGTTATGCCGCGTAGCAGGGGAGGCCGGACCGAGTGGGAGAATGTGGCTGTGGCTTGCCGCCCGTGCAACCAGCGCAAGGGGAATCGCACGCCCAGGGAGGCGCGCATGGCGCTCCGCAGAAAGCCGTATCGCCCCCGCTATGTGGCCATGGCCATGCTGGGAGAGATAGGTCAGCGGGAGGTTTGGAACAAGTATCTCTACGTTGCCGGAAAATAG
- a CDS encoding thioesterase family protein — protein sequence MSHKIIDKTKVRVRYAETDAMGIVHHSQYIVWFEVGRSSYMRNSGFSYADLEKAGFFFRIAEIGARYGSPAVYDELLLIRTWLKKLDSRGLTFSYAVVRPAVSGDVEEGQVLVTGFTRLICTDFDGQIRRLPQQFREIFAPMVQE from the coding sequence ATGTCTCACAAGATCATCGACAAGACGAAGGTGCGGGTTCGCTATGCTGAAACCGACGCAATGGGCATCGTCCACCACAGCCAGTACATCGTCTGGTTCGAGGTAGGCCGCAGCAGTTACATGAGGAATTCAGGTTTCTCCTATGCCGATTTGGAAAAAGCCGGTTTCTTTTTTCGAATTGCCGAGATCGGTGCTCGTTATGGATCGCCAGCGGTCTACGACGAGTTGCTTCTGATTCGCACCTGGCTGAAAAAGCTCGACAGTCGTGGACTGACCTTCAGCTATGCCGTTGTGCGCCCAGCTGTTTCCGGCGATGTCGAAGAGGGCCAGGTGCTGGTGACAGGATTTACCCGCCTGATATGTACCGATTTCGATGGACAGATACGACGGTTGCCGCAGCAGTTCAGAGAGATCTTCGCTCCTATGGTTCAAGAGTGA
- a CDS encoding aldo/keto reductase, producing the protein MKYRALGRTGWQVSEVSFGAWAIGGGWGDVEDDESLEALRTALDLGVNFIDTADVYGDGRSEQLISQVLKERPGERIYVATKAGRRLPAQVVEGYTRENLTAWVERSLRNLEVEALDLLQLHCPPTGLYYMPEAFGILDDLVSAGKVLHYGVSVEKVEEALKAIEFPNVETVQIIFNMFRLRPAELFFPIAKQRQVGILARVPLASGLLTGKMTAATEFAGDDHRNFNRYGQHFDVGETFSGVPYEVGLEGVEGLRPLLPGDASLAQLALRWILMFDAVSCVIPGAKRPSQVVDNVAASQLDALDPQAMAAVDAVYNELIRPYVHQRW; encoded by the coding sequence GTGAAATATCGAGCACTTGGGAGAACCGGTTGGCAGGTGTCCGAGGTAAGCTTTGGCGCCTGGGCCATTGGCGGTGGCTGGGGCGATGTGGAAGACGACGAGTCGTTGGAGGCGCTTCGCACCGCCCTGGATCTGGGGGTCAATTTCATCGACACGGCTGACGTCTATGGAGATGGGCGCAGCGAACAACTCATCAGCCAGGTGTTGAAGGAGCGACCTGGAGAGAGAATCTACGTCGCTACCAAGGCTGGCCGGCGACTGCCCGCTCAGGTCGTGGAGGGCTATACCCGGGAAAATCTGACCGCCTGGGTCGAGCGCAGTCTGCGCAACCTGGAGGTGGAGGCTCTCGATTTGCTGCAGCTCCATTGCCCGCCCACCGGGCTCTACTACATGCCTGAAGCATTCGGCATCCTCGACGATCTGGTGAGCGCCGGCAAGGTGTTGCACTACGGCGTCAGCGTGGAAAAGGTGGAGGAAGCCCTGAAGGCCATCGAGTTTCCCAACGTCGAGACGGTGCAGATCATTTTCAACATGTTCCGCCTCCGGCCTGCCGAGCTCTTCTTCCCCATCGCAAAGCAGCGCCAGGTAGGCATCCTGGCACGGGTGCCCCTGGCCAGCGGCCTGTTGACGGGCAAGATGACTGCCGCTACCGAGTTTGCCGGCGATGACCACCGTAACTTCAACCGCTACGGCCAGCATTTTGACGTGGGTGAGACCTTTTCAGGTGTGCCCTATGAAGTTGGCCTGGAGGGGGTGGAGGGGTTGCGGCCGCTGCTTCCTGGCGACGCCAGTTTGGCCCAGTTGGCACTGCGCTGGATCCTGATGTTCGATGCTGTGAGCTGCGTAATTCCGGGCGCGAAACGGCCTTCCCAGGTCGTGGACAATGTGGCCGCCAGCCAATTGGATGCGCTTGATCCGCAGGCCATGGCAGCGGTCGATGCGGTGTATAACGAGCTGATCCGGCCCTACGTGCACCAGCGCTGGTAG
- a CDS encoding CRISPR-associated ring nuclease translates to MVWLEFEPYGIRSSPRLESETGVKQSSAKSALICTLGAQPQVVTLSLDLLRGQGRWVDELIVIHTNPDHEPIFSSLESLKLELSRRARPAAGFVTVKDDSGLAIDDLSTASEAAAFLRALYRTVLQLKQAGVQVDLNLSGGRKSMSIYALVVAQLLFEEGDKVWYLLSSDAMRASGRMTLQPGDDATLLEIPVLRWSSVSPAATSLGAFDDPWDAIAFQQEHHLRGDLAARRVFVNQVLTPAERAVARLAATSGKDNDLLAAEMHKSPKTIANQLTSVYAKLHEFLGYRDDVPTDRAVLAAELGTCFALEDDCN, encoded by the coding sequence TTGGTATGGCTCGAATTCGAGCCATACGGTATCCGAAGTTCACCGCGATTGGAAAGCGAGACGGGCGTGAAGCAGAGCAGTGCCAAATCCGCCTTGATCTGTACGCTGGGCGCCCAGCCACAGGTCGTGACGCTAAGCTTGGATTTGCTTCGCGGCCAGGGCCGATGGGTCGACGAGCTGATTGTGATTCACACCAATCCCGATCATGAACCGATTTTTTCATCCCTGGAAAGCCTGAAGTTGGAGCTGTCGCGCCGGGCCCGACCGGCAGCGGGTTTTGTCACGGTAAAGGACGATTCGGGCCTGGCAATCGACGACCTCAGCACGGCCAGTGAGGCTGCGGCCTTTCTGCGGGCGCTCTACCGCACGGTGTTGCAGCTCAAGCAGGCGGGTGTGCAGGTGGACCTGAATCTATCGGGCGGGCGAAAATCGATGAGCATCTACGCCCTGGTGGTTGCACAACTGCTCTTCGAAGAAGGGGATAAAGTCTGGTACCTGCTATCGAGTGACGCCATGCGCGCTTCAGGTCGCATGACGCTGCAGCCGGGAGACGATGCTACCTTGTTGGAGATACCGGTCTTGCGCTGGAGCAGTGTTTCGCCGGCCGCCACTTCTCTGGGCGCCTTCGACGATCCCTGGGACGCCATCGCTTTCCAGCAGGAGCATCACCTGCGCGGCGATCTGGCGGCCAGGCGTGTCTTCGTAAACCAGGTGCTGACGCCGGCCGAACGTGCTGTGGCGCGCTTAGCGGCCACATCGGGCAAGGACAACGATCTTCTGGCTGCCGAGATGCACAAGAGTCCCAAGACCATCGCCAACCAGTTGACGTCGGTCTACGCCAAGTTGCACGAGTTTCTGGGCTACCGGGATGACGTGCCCACCGATCGGGCCGTGCTGGCCGCCGAGCTGGGGACCTGTTTCGCCTTGGAAGACGATTGCAATTAG
- the scpB gene encoding SMC-Scp complex subunit ScpB has translation MTENAHGGTETTSPALEERAALIEALLYVAPGPVTVENLAAALEVNGNQVEEALQLLSGAQENRGLQIQRIGSRVQLVTSPDAAVYIERFLGLDLRTRLSPAAMETLAIIAYRQPVTRAHIEELRGVSSDGVLRTLLHLGLVEQGERLEQAGRPFQYRTTFDFLQYFGLNSLESLPPLGITEAEDRFGEAEEPEQGETAEGDTHSHDHS, from the coding sequence GTGACTGAAAACGCACATGGTGGCACTGAAACTACGTCTCCAGCGCTTGAAGAGCGTGCAGCTCTGATCGAAGCATTACTCTATGTTGCCCCAGGTCCAGTGACCGTTGAAAATCTGGCTGCGGCGCTGGAAGTGAACGGGAATCAGGTAGAGGAGGCGCTTCAGCTTCTGTCAGGTGCCCAGGAAAATCGGGGATTACAGATTCAACGCATAGGCTCCAGGGTGCAGTTGGTCACGTCACCTGACGCGGCCGTCTACATCGAACGCTTTCTGGGTCTCGACCTGCGAACGCGCCTTTCCCCGGCAGCCATGGAAACTTTGGCAATTATCGCCTACCGACAGCCGGTGACCCGTGCACATATCGAAGAGCTGCGAGGTGTAAGCAGTGACGGTGTGCTGAGAACGTTGCTGCACCTTGGCCTGGTCGAACAAGGCGAGAGGCTGGAGCAAGCCGGGCGGCCCTTCCAGTACAGAACAACTTTCGATTTCCTGCAATATTTTGGCCTCAATTCGCTGGAATCGCTGCCCCCGTTGGGGATAACCGAAGCTGAAGATCGATTCGGTGAGGCCGAAGAACCGGAGCAGGGGGAAACAGCAGAAGGCGATACCCACTCACACGACCATTCATGA
- a CDS encoding carbon-nitrogen hydrolase family protein: MSHSMPATFTVCTIQPAIQWGDSAATFTRIAALLDAACQQSDLDLVLLPEHFNATSDEPGESANWQEAQDFASGLARSCQLNLVAGSVERWDFAESTRRNTAVVYDRQGVEAGRYDKRKLFRFEHQRGVSPGQESLRVHLEGIGVGVLICADLWHPELIREWAGSIDVLCVPSQTAIRPESSSEYARLLWRNLAMTRAQENVIALAVSDHAATSQSPYRVGGVASITDPSAEPDLSAIQLILDKGVDGYLIRTVELDRLAQFRQYRRQNGLLPEAASA, translated from the coding sequence ATGTCACATTCGATGCCGGCCACGTTCACCGTTTGCACGATACAACCTGCCATACAATGGGGAGATTCCGCTGCGACTTTCACCCGGATCGCCGCGCTGCTGGATGCAGCCTGTCAACAGTCGGACCTGGATCTGGTCCTGCTGCCAGAACACTTCAACGCCACGTCGGACGAGCCGGGCGAGAGCGCCAATTGGCAGGAAGCCCAGGACTTTGCATCAGGTCTGGCGCGCAGCTGCCAGTTGAACCTGGTTGCCGGATCGGTAGAACGCTGGGATTTTGCAGAATCGACGCGGCGAAACACAGCCGTGGTCTATGACCGCCAGGGTGTGGAAGCCGGACGCTACGACAAACGAAAACTGTTCAGGTTCGAGCACCAAAGAGGGGTATCCCCGGGTCAGGAATCATTGAGGGTTCACCTGGAAGGAATCGGGGTTGGCGTTCTCATATGCGCCGATCTGTGGCACCCGGAGTTGATCAGGGAATGGGCTGGCTCGATCGACGTTTTATGTGTGCCATCCCAGACAGCCATTCGTCCGGAATCATCGAGCGAATATGCCAGGCTTTTGTGGCGAAATCTTGCCATGACGCGAGCCCAGGAAAACGTCATCGCGCTGGCAGTCAGTGATCATGCAGCGACTTCCCAATCACCCTATCGTGTCGGTGGCGTGGCATCGATCACAGACCCAAGCGCCGAGCCCGATTTGAGTGCTATTCAGTTGATTCTTGACAAAGGGGTGGATGGTTATCTGATCCGTACCGTTGAGTTGGATCGTTTGGCACAGTTCCGCCAGTATCGCCGGCAGAACGGCCTTCTGCCAGAGGCGGCGTCCGCCTGA
- a CDS encoding tetratricopeptide repeat protein — MSDQDGLRAQKDETQAWSRALALFQEGYELQSQGLWADAMARYRESIQLCPTAEAHTFLGWVYSFLGLYGEAIAECKRAIEVDPSFGNPYNDIGAFLMELGRDDEAVSWFRKALVAERYDARCYPLYNLGRIFEKMGDWPRALEYYCLALRENPTYDLARTAWMALQARLN; from the coding sequence ATGTCTGATCAGGACGGATTGCGGGCGCAGAAGGACGAAACCCAGGCCTGGAGCAGGGCGTTGGCCCTTTTCCAGGAGGGATATGAACTTCAATCCCAGGGGCTGTGGGCAGATGCCATGGCACGCTATCGGGAGTCGATTCAGCTTTGCCCAACTGCAGAAGCCCACACCTTTCTTGGCTGGGTATACAGCTTCCTTGGCTTGTACGGAGAGGCCATTGCAGAGTGTAAACGGGCCATCGAAGTGGATCCCAGTTTCGGCAATCCGTACAACGACATCGGCGCGTTTCTGATGGAATTGGGCCGCGACGACGAAGCTGTCTCCTGGTTCCGCAAGGCGCTGGTGGCAGAGCGCTACGATGCCCGTTGTTATCCTCTCTACAACCTGGGCCGTATCTTCGAAAAGATGGGTGATTGGCCCAGGGCGCTGGAGTACTATTGCCTCGCCCTGCGCGAGAATCCGACCTACGATCTGGCCCGGACCGCCTGGATGGCTCTGCAGGCCAGACTCAACTGA
- the cas10 gene encoding type III-A CRISPR-associated protein Cas10/Csm1: MPVDRAAAIQTDQTGLYDLFLEAGGATEQDFERFFHLMRKYASTLPNSYGERGVSLFEQWKMVTALAQISGTTATTPERLGLISGDIPGIQKTINLVTSKGAAKAMRGRSAFIQLLGNALVRRLVADLELGPANVVYDAGGNFVLLTGWQDDLPEKVEEIASVINLVLLQGIDQGEDLFDGFHGDLSVALGSTELPVEAIRFHQTPTAQDDRPPKSLWQVYEGRVKDAVAANKVRPFGNLALADDDGWKALFEPEPSETDEFCAVCRRQRPADQQFVPLDPDAPEDPSIAASVQCSECAGFQDLAARLGRRSTFLIIDEHRPNNLSAWQRALHTVSGEWYRITESKNIGESTYALDLDGFPEEGVTGFFLVARTTPMTDEGTIKPNDVVAGASTGGLKRLGILRMDVDNLGDLIVNGLPNRTPMATAELSQSLERFFAGWLNHICRQVDGGKDLFYVLFAGGDDLFVIGPWSHTVPLAQAIYENFVDYVGGHRAIHLSAGIAVVGGTFPLYAASEFAEEALDQAKHYEQSGHLATKNAITFLGSSYHWQDFDEIDEMQEHLVRLLQVENLPSSLLSTLQSIEQRYRRDQEENRGAFGNRPSTDGQAILKVFWGPWMWQQAYALARLRSTHKGVEQELKDLEDALLDGNIEELGLAARWAQWLTRKES, translated from the coding sequence ATGCCGGTTGATCGAGCAGCGGCGATCCAAACTGACCAAACGGGCTTGTATGATCTGTTCCTCGAGGCCGGAGGCGCAACCGAACAGGATTTCGAACGATTTTTCCACCTGATGCGCAAGTACGCGAGTACTCTGCCCAATTCATATGGTGAACGCGGTGTCTCTCTTTTTGAGCAGTGGAAGATGGTAACTGCCCTGGCACAAATCAGTGGAACTACAGCTACAACGCCTGAAAGGCTGGGATTGATCAGCGGCGACATTCCCGGCATCCAAAAGACGATCAACCTGGTTACATCCAAGGGAGCGGCCAAGGCAATGCGCGGTAGATCTGCGTTTATTCAGCTCCTCGGAAACGCCCTGGTTCGACGACTGGTGGCCGACCTTGAATTGGGGCCTGCAAACGTTGTGTATGATGCCGGGGGTAATTTTGTACTACTGACTGGATGGCAGGATGATTTGCCGGAGAAAGTCGAAGAGATCGCTTCCGTGATCAACCTCGTTTTGTTGCAAGGCATCGACCAAGGCGAAGATCTCTTTGACGGTTTCCACGGAGATCTTTCGGTGGCTCTCGGGAGTACTGAACTCCCGGTGGAAGCAATTCGATTCCACCAAACACCGACCGCCCAGGATGACCGACCTCCGAAATCGCTCTGGCAGGTCTATGAGGGACGCGTAAAGGATGCCGTGGCAGCCAACAAGGTTCGACCCTTTGGCAATCTTGCCCTGGCCGATGATGATGGCTGGAAAGCTCTTTTCGAGCCTGAACCTTCGGAGACGGACGAATTCTGTGCCGTGTGCCGTCGTCAACGACCAGCGGACCAGCAGTTTGTGCCACTGGATCCGGATGCGCCCGAGGATCCATCTATCGCCGCTTCCGTGCAGTGCTCTGAATGCGCTGGTTTCCAGGACCTGGCCGCACGACTGGGACGTCGGAGTACCTTTCTAATAATTGACGAGCATCGACCAAACAATCTTTCCGCATGGCAGCGTGCACTACACACGGTTTCAGGCGAGTGGTATCGTATTACCGAATCGAAAAACATTGGGGAATCCACTTATGCCCTCGATCTGGACGGTTTTCCGGAAGAGGGTGTAACGGGCTTTTTTCTGGTGGCCCGAACGACGCCAATGACCGATGAGGGCACGATCAAACCAAATGATGTCGTGGCTGGCGCCAGCACTGGCGGCTTGAAACGCCTGGGCATCCTCAGAATGGATGTCGACAATTTGGGTGACCTGATCGTCAATGGATTGCCAAATCGTACACCCATGGCAACCGCTGAACTGAGCCAGTCTCTTGAACGGTTCTTTGCCGGATGGTTGAATCACATTTGCCGCCAGGTGGATGGAGGCAAAGATCTGTTCTATGTGCTTTTCGCCGGTGGCGACGACCTCTTTGTGATCGGTCCGTGGTCGCATACCGTGCCCCTTGCTCAAGCGATTTACGAGAACTTCGTTGATTACGTCGGCGGCCACCGGGCCATTCATCTATCGGCTGGAATCGCGGTTGTAGGTGGTACGTTCCCGCTTTATGCCGCCAGTGAATTTGCTGAAGAGGCGCTCGACCAAGCGAAACACTACGAACAATCGGGGCACCTGGCTACTAAGAACGCTATCACTTTCCTGGGAAGTTCGTACCACTGGCAAGACTTCGATGAGATCGACGAAATGCAGGAACATCTGGTTCGCCTTCTTCAAGTCGAGAACCTGCCGTCCAGTTTGCTCAGCACGTTGCAATCGATTGAACAGCGATATCGGCGCGATCAGGAAGAAAATCGGGGCGCCTTTGGAAATCGGCCATCAACCGATGGTCAGGCTATCCTCAAGGTCTTTTGGGGACCCTGGATGTGGCAACAGGCCTACGCTCTGGCGCGACTACGCAGCACTCATAAGGGAGTGGAACAGGAACTAAAAGATCTCGAAGACGCTTTGCTGGATGGAAATATCGAAGAATTGGGACTGGCTGCTCGCTGGGCCCAATGGTTAACACGAAAGGAGTCGTAA
- the sfsA gene encoding DNA/RNA nuclease SfsA, with product MRWHSPLVPGRFIARDNRFRASACLEDGRTVSVHVANSGRLSELFRPDTPVWIRPASAAHQRKTWGDLTLVEYENTLVAVDARLPNHLVAEALRAGKLRGFSVPTAIQSEVTAGRSRLDFLLTFDENKACWMETKSVTLVQQGTALFPDAPTERGVRHLRKLLSLHRQGNRTAVVFVVQREDAQTFSCHPTAHPTFTSTLREVASQGVGVYACRCKVTLRGSEISGSLPVVL from the coding sequence ATGAGATGGCACTCGCCGCTGGTGCCGGGCAGATTCATCGCAAGAGACAACCGCTTCCGCGCTTCAGCATGCCTGGAGGATGGCCGAACCGTGTCAGTACACGTTGCCAATTCCGGCCGACTCAGTGAGCTTTTCAGGCCCGATACACCTGTCTGGATCCGGCCTGCTTCAGCCGCTCACCAGAGAAAGACCTGGGGCGATCTTACGTTGGTCGAATATGAGAACACGCTGGTTGCGGTGGACGCGCGGCTGCCCAACCACCTGGTAGCGGAAGCGCTGCGAGCGGGGAAACTGCGGGGATTTTCCGTACCGACAGCGATTCAATCTGAGGTCACGGCCGGTCGAAGCCGATTGGATTTCCTGCTGACCTTTGACGAAAACAAGGCCTGCTGGATGGAGACCAAATCGGTAACCCTGGTGCAGCAGGGAACGGCGCTTTTCCCCGACGCGCCTACCGAACGCGGCGTGCGACATCTGAGAAAATTGTTGTCGCTTCACCGGCAAGGCAATCGAACTGCGGTGGTGTTTGTCGTTCAGCGCGAAGATGCACAGACGTTTTCCTGCCATCCCACTGCTCACCCAACCTTCACGTCGACGCTGAGGGAGGTCGCAAGTCAGGGCGTGGGGGTCTACGCCTGCCGGTGCAAGGTCACGCTGCGGGGAAGCGAGATCAGCGGGTCGTTGCCCGTAGTGCTCTAA
- a CDS encoding alpha/beta fold hydrolase, with the protein MSTTDLLARWSNLSWEEIEAELETGPEESVTEFFGPESAAELSALAEPVAFHGQKEAVILLPGMMGSLLSSIRGVTGLVWINPKVILQGNSDFLTLNREGTGDGHPMVEMVATGAEKITYLRMALSLRRECQLYEFPYDWRRPIGFNGKLLGRFIERWADEDDSMQFTLVGHSMGGLVSRSYVAQMPDHARKRVKRVVMLGTPHFGAAGAVADIMKGNRIMALAKALNRGNDVRKVVMNMPSAYELLPAPRDLFPASRPYPVNWDLYDAREWRLQGVRQDYLDAGKRFHELLADHDHPVEMVEIAGCHQDTIVDVHRSFGADEKPRLDVIRQDEGPDSGDATVPLYSAILPGARIYYMEEVHRYLARNKKIIQATLDLIYDREPDLPTQLPEPEKGLLSFAPAGPVSVEEEAADLRERIESGTLSEQDLDKFYFIGA; encoded by the coding sequence ATGAGTACAACAGATCTACTGGCCCGTTGGTCCAACCTCTCCTGGGAGGAAATCGAAGCCGAGCTGGAAACCGGACCTGAAGAGTCGGTCACCGAGTTCTTTGGACCAGAATCGGCCGCCGAATTGAGCGCTTTGGCTGAACCGGTGGCTTTCCATGGCCAGAAGGAAGCTGTGATTCTGCTGCCCGGCATGATGGGTTCCTTGCTGAGCAGCATTCGGGGAGTGACCGGCCTGGTATGGATCAATCCCAAGGTCATCCTGCAGGGCAACAGTGATTTCCTTACGCTCAACAGGGAGGGGACTGGCGACGGCCACCCCATGGTTGAGATGGTAGCTACCGGGGCTGAAAAGATCACCTACCTGAGAATGGCCCTTTCTCTGCGGCGCGAATGTCAGCTCTATGAGTTCCCCTACGATTGGCGCCGGCCCATCGGCTTCAATGGCAAGCTCCTGGGGCGATTTATCGAGCGGTGGGCGGACGAGGATGACAGCATGCAGTTCACCCTGGTGGGCCACAGCATGGGTGGATTGGTTTCCCGGTCCTACGTTGCCCAGATGCCCGACCATGCCAGAAAACGCGTGAAGCGGGTCGTCATGCTTGGCACACCACACTTTGGTGCGGCAGGTGCAGTTGCCGATATCATGAAAGGCAACCGGATCATGGCATTGGCGAAGGCGCTGAACCGCGGCAACGATGTGCGCAAAGTCGTCATGAACATGCCCAGCGCCTATGAGTTGCTTCCAGCTCCACGTGACCTGTTTCCTGCCAGCCGGCCCTATCCGGTCAACTGGGACCTGTACGATGCCCGGGAATGGCGTTTGCAGGGGGTGCGCCAGGACTATCTGGACGCCGGCAAACGTTTTCATGAGTTGCTGGCAGACCATGATCACCCGGTAGAAATGGTTGAAATCGCCGGTTGCCATCAGGATACCATTGTCGACGTGCACCGCAGTTTCGGCGCGGACGAAAAACCCCGGCTGGATGTGATCCGGCAGGATGAAGGCCCCGACTCCGGGGATGCCACTGTGCCGCTCTATTCGGCGATCCTGCCCGGCGCCCGCATCTACTACATGGAAGAGGTGCATCGCTACCTGGCCCGCAACAAAAAAATCATCCAGGCCACGCTTGACCTGATCTATGATCGAGAGCCAGACCTTCCGACGCAACTGCCTGAACCGGAAAAAGGCTTGCTCAGCTTTGCTCCGGCAGGTCCTGTCAGCGTCGAAGAGGAAGCGGCGGATCTGCGGGAACGCATCGAATCTGGCACCTTGAGCGAACAGGACCTGGACAAGTTCTATTTTATCGGCGCGTAG